A single window of Actinoallomurus bryophytorum DNA harbors:
- a CDS encoding SAM-dependent methyltransferase, with protein sequence MNWPDIERVPHSAVRAAVARRLFARVAARLSLEVELPDGVRPGTGPRIVLRRPGAFFHRLGVDGLIGVGESYMAGDWDAPDLPALLTELAARMSTLVPPRLQWIRRWYARRIPDDGSIAAARQNIHHHYDLSNDLFAAFLDKTMTYSSALFADGDTLEDAQRRKIDRLLDLAEVGPGSRVLEIGTGWGELAIRAAARGARVESITISEQQRKLAIERVADAGYADSVAVELRDYREAEGSYDAIVSVEMVEAVGERYWPVFFATLDRLLAPGGRVALQAITMPHDRMLATRDTYTWVQKYIFPGGLLPSVEALERAMSATSLRLAGQTRFGQDYARTLRLWRERFEAADVEDLGFDAIFRRMWTFYLAYSEAGFRSGYIDVRQLLLERSP encoded by the coding sequence TTGAACTGGCCGGACATCGAGCGAGTGCCGCACTCGGCCGTCCGCGCCGCCGTGGCACGGCGGCTGTTCGCCCGCGTCGCCGCACGCCTGTCACTGGAGGTCGAGCTGCCGGACGGCGTCCGCCCCGGCACCGGACCGCGCATCGTCTTGAGGCGGCCCGGCGCGTTCTTCCACCGGCTCGGCGTGGACGGGCTGATCGGCGTCGGCGAGTCCTACATGGCGGGCGACTGGGACGCGCCGGACCTGCCCGCGCTGCTCACCGAGCTCGCCGCGCGCATGAGCACACTGGTGCCGCCACGCCTGCAGTGGATACGCCGCTGGTATGCCAGGCGCATCCCCGATGACGGCTCCATCGCCGCGGCCAGGCAGAACATCCACCACCACTACGACCTGTCCAACGACCTGTTCGCCGCGTTCCTGGACAAGACCATGACGTACTCCAGCGCGCTGTTCGCCGACGGCGACACCCTGGAGGACGCGCAGCGGCGCAAGATCGACCGGCTGCTCGACCTGGCGGAGGTCGGCCCGGGGAGCCGCGTGCTGGAGATCGGCACCGGCTGGGGCGAACTGGCCATCCGTGCCGCCGCCCGCGGCGCGCGCGTCGAGTCGATCACGATCTCCGAGCAGCAGCGCAAGCTGGCCATCGAGCGGGTCGCCGACGCCGGGTACGCCGACAGTGTCGCCGTCGAGCTGCGCGACTACCGCGAGGCCGAGGGGTCCTACGACGCGATCGTCAGCGTGGAGATGGTCGAGGCGGTCGGCGAGCGGTACTGGCCGGTCTTCTTCGCGACCCTCGACCGCCTGCTGGCCCCCGGCGGACGGGTCGCGCTGCAGGCGATCACGATGCCGCACGACCGGATGCTCGCCACCCGTGACACCTACACCTGGGTGCAGAAGTACATCTTCCCCGGCGGCCTGCTGCCCTCGGTCGAGGCGCTCGAACGGGCGATGTCCGCGACCTCGCTCCGGCTGGCCGGGCAGACCCGGTTCGGCCAGGACTACGCGCGTACGCTGCGGCTCTGGCGCGAGCGGTTCGAGGCGGCCGACGTCGAGGACCTGGGGTTCGACGCGATCTTCCGCCGCATGTGGACGTTCTACCTGGCCTATTCCGAGGCCGGGTTCCGCTCCGGATACATCGACGTCCGGCAACTGCTCCTGGAGAGATCCCCATGA
- a CDS encoding DUF1365 domain-containing protein: MTASLYACQVTHVRAAPLRNAFTYPVYLWLFDVDHPPRGFLPGDHFGGRTLRQGLTDFLAGRGVGPVGRIRMLAQPRVLGHVFNPLSLYWCEAPGGTHVVAEVHNTYGERHGYLLRPGQTRLDKEFYVSPFYPVDGRYRMSLPEPGENLAVTVTLHRAGDRPFVATVRGERTRGRVVRRALATLAVPLRIRRQGIGLYLRGLPRKERPS; the protein is encoded by the coding sequence GTGACGGCCTCGCTGTACGCCTGCCAGGTCACGCACGTACGCGCGGCACCGCTGCGCAACGCGTTCACGTACCCGGTGTACCTGTGGCTCTTCGACGTCGACCATCCGCCGCGCGGCTTCCTGCCCGGCGACCACTTCGGCGGCCGCACGCTCCGGCAGGGGCTGACGGACTTCCTCGCGGGGCGCGGTGTCGGGCCGGTCGGACGGATCCGGATGCTCGCCCAGCCCAGAGTGCTCGGCCACGTCTTCAACCCGCTCAGCCTGTACTGGTGCGAGGCCCCTGGCGGGACGCACGTGGTCGCCGAGGTCCACAACACGTACGGCGAGCGTCACGGCTACCTCCTGCGGCCCGGACAGACCCGGCTCGACAAGGAGTTCTATGTCTCACCGTTCTATCCGGTCGACGGGAGGTACCGGATGAGCCTCCCCGAACCCGGCGAGAACCTCGCCGTCACCGTGACCCTGCACCGGGCCGGCGACCGGCCCTTCGTCGCGACCGTACGCGGCGAGCGCACCCGCGGACGTGTCGTACGCCGGGCGCTCGCGACGCTGGCCGTACCCCTGCGCATCCGGCGCCAGGGCATCGGCCTGTACCTGCGTGGACTCCCACGGAAGGAGAGACCCAGTTGA
- a CDS encoding NAD(P)/FAD-dependent oxidoreductase, with protein sequence MRIAVIGSGVAGLTAAYVLARNSDVTLYEADERLGGHAHTHDVGGLAVDSGFIVHNDTTYPLLTRLFRELGVQTQPSEMSMSIRCHGCGLEYAGGRGPGGLLVRRPGLRYLRMLAEVPRFHRAARAVLDDGAHESPPLGEFLDGYSPYFVAHFATPLVAAVWSCSPADAMRYPARYLFSFLANHGMLSVTGAPQWRTVTEGSRSYVDRIAKELTSVRTGEQVRELRRTPGGVTLRAAGDTEDFDAAVVATHPDQALRVLAEPTPAERDTLGAFRYSRNEAVLHTDGSVLPERARASWNYTMPSCVASADRVKVSYDLNRLQRLETSQPHVVTLGEEIAERHVLARMVYEHPVYTPESVAAQARLPGLDDRRIVFAGAYHGWGFHEDGCRSGVEAARALGGVW encoded by the coding sequence ATGCGGATAGCGGTCATCGGTAGTGGCGTGGCGGGGCTCACCGCGGCGTACGTGCTGGCCCGGAACTCTGACGTGACCCTCTACGAGGCCGACGAGCGTCTCGGCGGGCACGCGCACACCCATGACGTCGGTGGGCTTGCCGTCGACTCCGGGTTCATCGTGCACAACGACACGACGTATCCCCTGCTCACAAGGCTCTTCCGCGAGCTCGGCGTCCAGACGCAGCCATCCGAGATGAGCATGTCGATCCGTTGTCATGGCTGCGGTCTGGAGTACGCCGGCGGACGAGGGCCGGGGGGGCTCCTCGTCCGCCGGCCGGGCCTTCGCTACCTGCGGATGCTCGCCGAGGTGCCGCGCTTCCACCGCGCCGCCCGTGCCGTGCTCGATGACGGCGCACACGAGAGTCCGCCCCTCGGCGAGTTCCTCGACGGCTACTCCCCCTACTTCGTCGCGCACTTCGCCACGCCTCTGGTCGCCGCGGTGTGGTCGTGCTCGCCCGCCGACGCCATGCGCTACCCGGCGCGGTACCTGTTCTCGTTCCTGGCCAACCACGGGATGCTCTCGGTGACCGGTGCGCCGCAGTGGCGGACCGTCACCGAGGGCAGCCGCTCGTACGTCGACCGGATCGCCAAGGAGCTCACCTCCGTCCGCACCGGCGAACAGGTCCGCGAACTGCGGCGTACCCCCGGCGGCGTCACGTTGCGGGCCGCGGGGGACACCGAGGACTTCGACGCCGCCGTCGTGGCGACCCACCCCGACCAGGCCCTGCGCGTTCTCGCCGAACCCACGCCGGCCGAACGGGACACGCTGGGTGCCTTCCGGTACTCCCGCAACGAGGCCGTGCTGCACACGGACGGTTCGGTGCTGCCGGAGCGCGCCCGCGCCTCGTGGAACTACACGATGCCCTCCTGCGTGGCGAGCGCCGACCGGGTGAAGGTCAGCTACGACCTGAACCGCCTGCAACGGCTCGAGACCTCGCAACCGCATGTCGTCACGCTCGGCGAGGAGATCGCGGAGCGGCACGTCCTCGCGCGCATGGTCTACGAGCACCCCGTCTACACCCCCGAGTCCGTCGCCGCGCAGGCACGGCTGCCGGGGTTGGACGACCGCAGGATCGTGTTCGCGGGCGCGTACCACGGCTGGGGGTTCCACGAGGACGGCTGCCGCTCGGGCGTCGAGGCGGCCCGCGCGCTCGGTGGTGTCTGGTGA
- a CDS encoding PucR family transcriptional regulator has translation MGERRPSDDSSALDDADWRQLHEICLAVVEDLPGLAAIITDRIRAENPVYATLPWEEHVRFIYEQAEELLAGLAEHRLPTREQAAARELGSRRARQGLPVEVLLSSYHIGYQEVWNALLVKAGADEEELPPGLVRLVTLMWSWLRLSSGAAADAHQETLSSQQAMQINLTHRFLRILRGGDTHSEEATHLARILSFDPDGTFQAFCVPSASLPEQDLVHLQQRLARHRGTVQSANQGTATIIVCQNVASDAITDTIHESHPDLPVGVGLRRLSLTGAAASIVDAERTSALAAQTGGVVDFQNEWLFATLLTHRRELAPLFQTDQSVTGLPEHLGAAVRAYADHGFSVTAAARALHIHPNTVTYRLDRWHQLTGWTPRTLDGLMKSLLSLSLFPTPEDPSATHVPE, from the coding sequence TTGGGAGAACGACGGCCATCGGATGACTCCTCGGCGTTGGACGACGCCGACTGGCGGCAGCTCCACGAGATATGCCTTGCCGTCGTGGAGGACCTGCCCGGTCTCGCCGCGATCATCACGGACCGCATCCGGGCCGAGAACCCCGTCTACGCGACTCTCCCCTGGGAAGAGCACGTGAGGTTCATCTACGAACAGGCGGAGGAACTCCTCGCGGGCCTGGCCGAGCACCGCCTGCCCACACGGGAACAGGCCGCCGCCAGAGAGCTCGGCAGCCGCCGGGCCCGGCAGGGTCTGCCCGTCGAGGTCCTGCTCTCCTCGTACCACATCGGTTACCAGGAGGTATGGAACGCGCTGCTGGTCAAGGCCGGCGCGGACGAGGAGGAGCTGCCCCCGGGACTCGTCAGGCTCGTCACCCTGATGTGGAGCTGGCTGCGGCTGAGCAGCGGTGCGGCGGCCGACGCCCACCAGGAGACGCTCAGCTCCCAGCAGGCCATGCAGATCAACCTGACCCACCGTTTCCTGCGAATCCTGCGCGGCGGCGACACCCACTCCGAGGAGGCCACGCACCTCGCGCGCATCCTGTCCTTCGACCCGGACGGGACCTTCCAGGCGTTCTGTGTTCCTTCCGCGTCGCTGCCGGAGCAGGATCTCGTCCACCTCCAGCAGCGGCTCGCCCGCCACAGGGGCACGGTCCAGTCCGCGAACCAGGGCACCGCGACGATCATCGTGTGCCAGAACGTGGCGAGTGATGCCATCACCGACACCATCCACGAGAGCCACCCCGACCTGCCCGTCGGCGTGGGCCTACGCAGGCTGAGCCTGACCGGTGCCGCCGCGAGCATCGTGGACGCGGAGCGTACGTCCGCCCTCGCCGCACAGACCGGCGGAGTCGTCGACTTCCAGAACGAATGGCTGTTCGCCACCCTGCTCACCCACCGCCGCGAACTGGCACCCCTGTTCCAGACCGACCAGAGCGTCACCGGCCTGCCGGAGCATCTCGGCGCGGCGGTCCGCGCCTACGCCGATCACGGATTCTCGGTGACGGCCGCCGCCCGTGCACTGCACATCCACCCCAACACGGTCACCTACCGCCTCGACCGCTGGCACCAGCTCACCGGCTGGACCCCACGCACCCTCGACGGCCTGATGAAGTCACTTCTCAGCCTCAGCCTGTTCCCCACCCCCGAAGACCCCTCGGCGACCCACGTCCCGGAGTGA
- a CDS encoding SAM-dependent methyltransferase, with product MTEQAWLPQGVDAHRPTDARVHDYALGGKDNYAVDRAYAHKLLALAPELSRPPVENAKFTRRVIRHLRDIGVRQYLELGCGLPRRGNVHEVAGPDSTVVYVDYDPVAVSHYRAVLCGNDSAGAIHADATKPGQILSNPVVQQLIDFGRPVAVLMTYMLHLIADDKDPARILRELSAPLAAGSHLVLTHVTGEEVSAAEVEALYAVCAELREPVTLRGRAAFTALFDGFDLLAPGIVPAPDWRPDRPYRAPTGWVLAGVGRKP from the coding sequence GTGACCGAGCAGGCATGGTTACCGCAGGGCGTCGACGCACACCGTCCTACGGACGCGAGGGTTCACGACTACGCGCTGGGCGGTAAGGACAACTACGCCGTTGACCGTGCTTACGCCCACAAGCTGCTCGCATTGGCGCCCGAGCTCAGCCGGCCGCCCGTCGAGAACGCCAAGTTCACCCGGCGCGTGATCCGGCACCTGCGCGACATCGGAGTCCGCCAGTACCTGGAGCTCGGCTGCGGCCTGCCGCGCCGGGGCAACGTGCACGAGGTCGCCGGCCCGGACTCGACCGTCGTCTATGTCGACTACGACCCCGTCGCCGTCAGCCACTACCGGGCCGTCCTCTGCGGAAACGACTCGGCGGGCGCGATCCACGCCGACGCCACGAAGCCCGGCCAGATCCTGTCCAACCCCGTGGTCCAGCAGCTGATCGACTTCGGCAGACCGGTGGCCGTACTCATGACGTACATGCTCCACCTCATCGCCGACGACAAGGACCCGGCCCGGATCCTGCGGGAGCTCAGCGCGCCGCTGGCCGCCGGCAGTCACCTGGTTCTCACCCATGTCACCGGCGAGGAGGTCTCGGCGGCCGAGGTGGAGGCGCTCTACGCGGTGTGCGCGGAGCTGAGGGAGCCGGTGACGCTGCGCGGGCGTGCCGCGTTCACGGCGCTGTTCGACGGCTTCGACCTGCTCGCGCCGGGCATCGTGCCGGCCCCCGACTGGCGTCCCGACCGCCCCTACCGCGCACCGACCGGCTGGGTGCTGGCAGGCGTAGGACGCAAGCCATGA
- a CDS encoding APC family permease: MATTTTGAVGSERHLRRDVGFWGLMFVSLGSIIGSGWLLGALTAAKLAGPASLLSWVLAAIMLALLALVHAELGAAYPIAGGTARFPAFVFGPMAGFSAGWMAWLQAVSIAPIEVEATLSYSDHISWVHNNVTMLHEDGTLTGTGLLIASVFMLLFIVINIVGVKLLSESNSITVVWKTAIPLITIVVLLLLTFHSGNFTAGGGFMPFGAHGIFAALPAGVVFALQGFEQAIQLAGEAKKPQQDVSRAVITATVIGTIVYILLEIAFIGALDPSHLAHGWANPIGKGDFGPYATLATGAGAAWLTWLLYADAVISPAGTGLVYTATSSRLSYALGRQRALPKPVAQVSKKGVPLVSIIIAFIVGEIAFLPFPSWQSLVGLVTSATAIMYAFAPISLRALRLRDPERVRPYRLPAHQLLAPIAFVSANLIIYWSSFQAEWKLGLASVLGLIIFAITRATTPAAERDSLNWKASAWIWPWFVGLLVIGALGRYGGNSKIPDWWDIILVAVWALITYFVAVRLAVTSAEVDAAVAAEEAELNAAPELNLPD, translated from the coding sequence ATGGCGACCACCACGACAGGCGCAGTCGGCTCAGAGCGACATCTGCGCCGAGATGTCGGATTCTGGGGACTCATGTTCGTGTCCCTGGGTTCGATCATCGGGTCGGGCTGGCTGCTGGGGGCACTGACGGCGGCGAAGCTCGCCGGCCCCGCGTCGTTGCTATCCTGGGTCCTGGCCGCGATCATGCTGGCCCTGCTCGCCCTCGTACACGCCGAGCTCGGCGCCGCCTACCCGATCGCGGGCGGCACGGCGCGCTTCCCCGCCTTCGTCTTCGGGCCGATGGCCGGCTTCAGCGCGGGGTGGATGGCCTGGTTGCAGGCGGTGTCGATCGCCCCGATCGAGGTCGAGGCGACGCTGTCCTACTCCGACCACATCAGCTGGGTGCACAACAACGTCACCATGCTGCATGAGGACGGCACGCTGACCGGCACCGGGCTGCTCATCGCCTCCGTCTTCATGCTCCTGTTCATCGTGATCAACATCGTCGGGGTCAAGCTCCTGTCGGAGTCCAACTCGATCACCGTGGTGTGGAAGACGGCCATCCCGCTGATCACGATCGTCGTCCTGCTGCTGCTGACGTTCCACTCGGGCAACTTCACGGCCGGCGGCGGGTTCATGCCCTTCGGTGCCCACGGCATCTTCGCGGCGCTACCGGCGGGTGTGGTCTTCGCCCTCCAGGGCTTCGAACAGGCGATCCAGCTGGCCGGTGAGGCGAAGAAGCCACAGCAGGACGTCTCCCGCGCGGTCATCACCGCCACCGTGATCGGCACCATCGTCTACATCCTGCTGGAGATCGCGTTCATCGGCGCGCTCGACCCGAGCCACCTCGCGCACGGCTGGGCCAATCCGATCGGCAAGGGTGACTTCGGCCCGTACGCGACGCTCGCGACCGGCGCCGGCGCCGCCTGGCTGACGTGGCTGCTGTACGCCGACGCCGTGATCTCACCGGCGGGCACCGGCCTGGTGTACACCGCGACGTCCTCCCGCCTGTCCTACGCCCTCGGACGCCAGAGGGCGCTCCCCAAGCCGGTGGCGCAGGTCAGCAAGAAGGGCGTGCCGCTCGTTTCGATCATCATCGCGTTCATCGTCGGTGAGATCGCCTTCCTGCCCTTCCCGAGCTGGCAGTCGCTGGTCGGCCTGGTCACCTCGGCCACCGCGATCATGTACGCCTTCGCGCCGATCTCGCTGCGCGCTCTGCGGCTCCGCGACCCCGAAAGAGTGCGGCCGTACCGCCTGCCCGCTCATCAGTTGCTCGCACCGATCGCGTTCGTCTCGGCCAACCTCATCATCTACTGGTCGAGCTTCCAGGCTGAGTGGAAGCTCGGGCTGGCGTCCGTCCTGGGTTTGATCATCTTTGCGATCACCAGGGCGACGACGCCCGCGGCAGAGCGGGACTCGCTGAACTGGAAGGCCTCCGCCTGGATCTGGCCGTGGTTCGTCGGCCTGCTCGTGATCGGCGCCCTGGGCCGGTACGGCGGCAACAGCAAGATCCCCGACTGGTGGGACATCATCCTGGTCGCGGTCTGGGCCCTGATCACCTACTTCGTCGCGGTGCGGCTCGCCGTTACCAGCGCCGAGGTCGACGCGGCCGTCGCCGCTGAGGAGGCAGAGCTCAACGCGGCTCCCGAGCTCAACCTCCCCGACTGA
- the serA gene encoding phosphoglycerate dehydrogenase produces MSPASAPSRALLLEGIHPDAVAGLEKNGYAVETVARALDEDELIARIGGVELLGIRSKTSVTEAVLSAAPDLLAVGAFCIGTNQIDVASASERGVAVFNAPFSNTRSVVELVVSEIIALTRRLFDKNAGMHAGIWDKSAEGSHEVRGRRLGIVGYGNIGSQLSVLAENLGMSVFFYDTADKLALGNARRCSSMDELLATVDVVTLHVDGRPGNSDLFGEAEFARMRPGSLFLNLSRGFVVDHQALRRHIESGHLSGAAIDVFPDEPKARGDEFVSELRGLPNVIITPHIGGSTEEAQQDIGRFVGGKLHDFVSTGNTALSVNLPAVSLASQSGVHRLTHLHRNTPGVLATINSVLADHDVNIEGQLLGTRGDLGYVITDIGSQYTPDVIGQLRELPTTVRLRLLS; encoded by the coding sequence GTGAGCCCCGCTAGCGCACCCAGCCGCGCACTGCTGTTGGAAGGCATTCACCCCGACGCGGTCGCCGGTCTGGAAAAGAACGGCTACGCCGTCGAGACCGTCGCGCGAGCCCTCGACGAGGACGAGCTGATCGCCCGGATCGGCGGCGTCGAGCTGCTCGGCATCCGCTCCAAGACCAGCGTCACCGAGGCGGTGCTGTCCGCCGCGCCGGACCTGCTCGCGGTCGGGGCGTTCTGCATCGGCACGAACCAGATCGATGTGGCGTCCGCGTCCGAGCGGGGCGTCGCGGTCTTCAACGCGCCGTTCTCCAACACCCGCAGCGTCGTCGAGCTGGTCGTCTCCGAGATCATCGCCCTGACCCGGCGGCTGTTCGACAAGAACGCGGGCATGCACGCCGGCATCTGGGACAAGTCCGCCGAGGGAAGCCACGAGGTACGCGGACGGCGGCTGGGCATCGTCGGGTACGGCAACATCGGCAGCCAGCTGTCGGTCCTCGCCGAGAACCTCGGCATGTCGGTGTTCTTCTACGACACCGCCGACAAGCTCGCGCTGGGCAACGCGCGCCGCTGCTCCAGCATGGACGAGCTGCTGGCCACCGTCGACGTCGTGACGCTCCACGTGGACGGCAGGCCGGGCAACAGCGATCTGTTCGGCGAGGCGGAGTTCGCGCGGATGCGGCCCGGCAGCCTCTTCCTGAACCTCTCGCGCGGCTTCGTGGTCGACCACCAGGCGCTGCGCCGCCACATCGAGTCCGGGCACCTGTCGGGCGCGGCCATCGACGTGTTCCCCGACGAGCCCAAGGCGCGCGGCGACGAGTTCGTCTCCGAGCTGCGCGGGCTGCCCAACGTCATCATCACGCCGCACATCGGCGGGTCGACCGAGGAGGCGCAGCAGGACATCGGCCGGTTCGTCGGCGGCAAGCTGCACGACTTCGTCTCCACCGGCAACACCGCGCTCAGCGTGAACCTGCCGGCCGTGTCCCTGGCCTCGCAGTCCGGCGTCCACCGGCTGACGCACCTGCACCGCAACACCCCCGGCGTGCTCGCGACGATCAACAGCGTCCTCGCCGACCACGACGTCAACATCGAGGGCCAGCTGCTCGGCACGCGCGGCGACCTCGGCTATGTGATCACCGACATCGGCAGCCAGTACACCCCGGATGTGATCGGCCAGCTCCGTGAGCTGCCGACGACCGTCCGGCTCCGCCTTCTGTCCTGA
- a CDS encoding helix-turn-helix domain-containing protein, with amino-acid sequence MTAGGQAHRGGRGILNRRTAWERFQVDRRTPADDLVGVADYLWILTWDLRGREPHRQRVLTHPVVNMTFTTGGRARVVGVVRDVFTETIEGQGRVVGVCFRPGGFRPFLDGPVSAITDRFTPVERIFGPEARTVADAIIAEPVTDRAVALLEDFLRSRLPETPDPMAAEVIAIVERIAAEPALLRVDELAGGLGIGTRRLQRIFAEYVGVGPKWVIRRYRMQEAAERAGKGAGVDWAALSIELGYADQAHFTRDFSRAIGTSPAQYARDC; translated from the coding sequence ATGACGGCAGGCGGCCAGGCTCACCGCGGCGGGCGGGGCATCCTGAACCGCCGTACGGCATGGGAGCGCTTCCAGGTGGACCGCCGGACGCCCGCCGATGACCTCGTCGGAGTCGCCGACTACCTGTGGATTCTTACCTGGGATCTTCGCGGCCGTGAGCCGCACCGGCAGCGGGTCCTGACCCACCCGGTGGTGAACATGACGTTCACGACCGGCGGGCGTGCGCGCGTCGTCGGAGTCGTCCGCGACGTGTTCACCGAGACGATCGAGGGCCAGGGCCGCGTCGTCGGCGTGTGCTTCCGGCCGGGCGGGTTCCGGCCGTTCCTGGACGGGCCCGTGTCCGCGATCACCGACCGGTTCACGCCGGTCGAGCGGATCTTCGGCCCGGAGGCGCGCACCGTCGCGGACGCGATCATCGCCGAGCCCGTGACGGACCGGGCCGTGGCGCTGCTGGAGGACTTCCTGCGGTCACGCCTGCCGGAGACGCCGGACCCGATGGCCGCCGAGGTGATCGCGATCGTGGAGCGCATCGCCGCCGAGCCCGCCCTGCTGCGGGTGGACGAACTGGCCGGGGGCCTGGGCATCGGGACGCGGCGGCTGCAACGGATCTTCGCCGAGTACGTCGGCGTGGGCCCGAAGTGGGTGATCCGCCGCTATCGGATGCAGGAGGCGGCGGAGCGCGCCGGAAAGGGCGCCGGCGTCGACTGGGCGGCGCTTTCCATCGAGCTCGGCTACGCCGACCAGGCCCACTTCACGCGCGACTTCTCCCGTGCGATCGGAACCTCCCCCGCCCAGTACGCTCGGGACTGCTGA